GGCGCTGGGCGCGAAGGCATCGATGATGGGCTGGATCTGGCTCGGGTGGATGCTCCACATGCGCGTGTAGCCGAACTCGCGCGCGGCGCGCGTGGCGGCGCTTTCGATCGCATTCTTGTGCTTGAACTCGGTGACCACGCAATGCGAGGGCGTCTTGCCATGGGCATGGGCGGCGGCGGCGATCTCCAGCTTGGCGCGTACCACCAGCGGATGGGTGAACTGGCCTTGCAGGCTCATGCCGGCGCGCGGGATCGCGCCGCGGTGCGCCGAGACGAAGTCCATCAGGCCGAAGGAGATCGACTCGATGCGCGGATGGGCGGCGATCTGCCAGACCTCACGCAGCGCGCCATGGGTCTCGACCAGGGTGTGGATCGGCAGCGGCTTGCGGATGCCATGGCGGCGCAGCGTGGCATCGATGAAGGCCGTCGCGCGCTCGACCTCGGCGGCGCTCTGAGGCTTGGGTAGCATCAGATAGGCCAGCTTCTCGCCGGACTGGGCGATCAGCCCGTCGACATCGGCCTCG
This genomic stretch from Roseateles sp. DAIF2 harbors:
- a CDS encoding CoA ester lyase yields the protein MSNALHPKLALFEEGDAATILPVVDHYCGVEVRMKKSLELQAEMGPVFDITLDCEDGAPIGGESEHVALVNEMLNSADNRFGRVGARVHPLDHAAFEADVDGLIAQSGEKLAYLMLPKPQSAAEVERATAFIDATLRRHGIRKPLPIHTLVETHGALREVWQIAAHPRIESISFGLMDFVSAHRGAIPRAGMSLQGQFTHPLVVRAKLEIAAAAHAHGKTPSHCVVTEFKHKNAIESAATRAAREFGYTRMWSIHPSQIQPIIDAFAPSAAEIDEAIDIIHAAQAAAWAPIQHRDTLHDRASYRYFWQLLERAYRTGQPLPVEIELAYFENSDRG